One Geminocystis sp. M7585_C2015_104 DNA segment encodes these proteins:
- the pyrR gene encoding bifunctional pyr operon transcriptional regulator/uracil phosphoribosyltransferase PyrR → MNGQVVEILSADEMRRTLTRLASQVVEEVDDLSQVVLLGIYTRGVPLAHLLAEHIAMIEGIRPPVGALDITFYRDDLDQIRTRTPKKTEIPLDLTGKTVILVDDVIYKGRTIRAALNAINEYGRPEIVKLLVLIDRGHRQLPIHPDFVGKTLPTSKEEQVKVYLEAVDGRDAVELLK, encoded by the coding sequence ATGAATGGCCAGGTGGTAGAAATCCTCTCTGCAGACGAGATGCGTCGTACCCTCACCCGATTGGCATCTCAGGTGGTGGAGGAGGTAGATGATTTGTCCCAGGTGGTTCTGTTAGGTATTTATACTAGAGGGGTTCCCCTAGCCCATCTTTTGGCAGAACACATAGCAATGATTGAAGGAATAAGACCACCAGTAGGAGCTTTAGATATTACCTTCTACAGGGACGATTTGGACCAAATTCGGACCAGAACCCCAAAAAAAACAGAAATACCCCTGGATTTGACCGGGAAAACTGTAATCCTGGTGGACGATGTGATATACAAGGGCCGCACCATCCGCGCCGCCCTCAATGCCATCAACGAATACGGCCGTCCTGAAATTGTTAAACTCCTGGTTTTGATAGACAGAGGGCATCGTCAACTGCCCATCCACCCCGACTTTGTCGGCAAAACCCTCCCCACCTCCAAAGAGGAACAGGTAAAAGTATATCTTGAAGCTGTAGATGGACGGGATGCCGTCGAACTGCTCAAATAG
- a CDS encoding Stp1/IreP family PP2C-type Ser/Thr phosphatase has translation MKCESVGLTDPGLVRPYNQDNHYIDPQGRFFILADGMGGHAGGEEASRIATEVVKDYFESHWEAPINSYDLIEKAIYQANEQILEQQVLHPERGDMGTTLVVVMFRQEEIWHAHVGDSRLYLWHQGQLQQLTLDHTWIAQAVRAGEISAEDAKYHPWRHVLSQCLGRRDLLEGLDIKKLEGLQPGDILLLCSDGLTEEVSDEAINKSLQEAKDLQEAAQTLIKNAKDGGGSDNITVVLVKIQDEEANPQ, from the coding sequence ATGAAGTGTGAGTCTGTCGGCTTGACTGATCCCGGTCTAGTTAGACCCTACAATCAAGACAACCATTATATCGACCCACAAGGACGTTTTTTTATTCTTGCCGATGGGATGGGAGGACATGCCGGCGGCGAGGAGGCAAGTAGAATCGCCACAGAGGTAGTGAAGGACTATTTTGAGTCCCATTGGGAGGCTCCCATAAACTCCTACGATCTCATCGAAAAGGCCATATACCAGGCTAACGAGCAAATTTTGGAACAACAAGTCCTTCACCCCGAAAGAGGAGATATGGGCACTACCCTGGTAGTGGTAATGTTTCGCCAGGAAGAAATATGGCATGCCCACGTAGGAGATTCTCGCCTATATCTTTGGCACCAAGGCCAACTGCAACAATTAACCTTAGATCACACCTGGATTGCTCAGGCCGTGAGGGCGGGGGAAATCAGTGCCGAAGATGCTAAATACCACCCCTGGCGCCATGTTTTATCTCAGTGTTTAGGCCGTCGCGATCTTTTGGAGGGTCTTGACATTAAAAAACTCGAAGGACTACAACCCGGTGACATTCTCCTGTTGTGCAGTGATGGCCTCACCGAAGAAGTCTCTGATGAAGCAATCAACAAATCTTTACAAGAGGCCAAAGACCTACAGGAGGCGGCCCAAACCCTCATCAAAAATGCCAAAGATGGTGGGGGCTCTGATAACATAACTGTGGTACTTGTGAAGATACAAGACGAGGAAGCCAATCCCCAATGA